ATGATCTCCTAGGCCTGGAGAGACAATGTATGACTCAAGTTCCGGAAGGTCAATATAGTTATTCACGTAGCCTTTCAGCTTTTCAAAAATCAACGGAAACAGATGAGATTGCTTCATCACGCCGCCGCCCATAATAATTTTTTCAGGAGATAAAATCAGAATGTACTGCATCAAACCTTGAGCAAGATAATCGGCTTCTATCTCCCAAACTAATGGTTGATCTGCTAAATCTTTCCCCGGTTTGCCCCACCTTTGTTCAATGGCAGGACCTGCAGCCAATCCTTCCAAGCAATCGTTATGAGAAGGACAGGTGCCTTTAAAAGTGTCTTGAGGATGACGACGTACTAACACATGCCCCATTTCAGGATGCGTATGGCCTTGAACCAGCTTTCCGCCAATCACGGCTCCAGCGCCAATTCCTGTGCCAACTGTAATATACATGCAGCTGCCGAGACCTTTTGCTGCTCCCTTTTTCAGTTCCCCTAACGCGGCTGCATTAACATCAGTCGTAAAATATACAGGAGTACCCAGGCGTTTTTTTAGCTCAGGAATAAATGGGTAATTGACCCATGCTTTTTTTGGAGTATTCGTAATATAACCGTAATTTTCTTGATCCTCCGCGACAGAGATTGGACCGAAAGCGCCCACTCCTAATGATGAAAGTGAAAATTCATTGAAAAATAATTCGATCTGACTCATCGTTTTTTCCGGTGTTTCAGTAGGGAATTTCGTTTCTTTAATGATTTCGCCAGCAGCATTTGCCACTGCGCAGACAAATTTCGTTCCTCCAGCTTCTATAGCGCCTAAATACATATTTTGTTTTCCCCCTAATCAAATTAGTAATGGCCAAGCAACATTATTCTTCATGCATTGCAACCTAGAGACGCAAGAATTATTCTGACGAAACTGATTCACAATAATCTTATATAAATACATGATTGCTACCAATGATAAAATTTCATATTTAACCGTTTGCAAGGCTTTTCATTTTAAGTCACATTTAGCTGCTGCTTCTTACTATAATATCGGTTTCTCCATAATTTAGTGTGTAGTTTTCGTCAATTGAATGCCTCTATATCTCTTCGTTCACTGGATGCCTCGACCATTTTTGCATTTTGACATTTCTCATCATAACGTTACCAATTTACGATTCATTTTTCCACACTTTTTTTATTTCCTTTACATGGAAATAATTCATAAGATAATAGGCACTCTCCTTTGGAAGGAGCATGTGCTAAAGAACAGCAGAAATCATTAATATTATCTGATACAATAATTAATATTAGCATAAGAAATACAGCAAAAAAAGGTAACTATGAACTAACATTGTTCATTATTTAAGAAATACTTAGGAGAAAGTGCAAAATGGCTTACGATAATATTAGAGTCTTAGACAGAGATGACGCAGATAGGTATTTGGAGTTAAGGCTGGAGGCATTACTTCAGGATCCTGATGCATTTGGTTCAACGTATGAAGAAACCATGCAAAACAGCATGAAAGAGCTGTTACATCAGTACAAACAAAGGTTAGTCCCAACCGAAAAGTCCTTTACCGTAGGTGCATTTTATGAAGCCACTCTTATTAGTGCTGCAAGTATTCTCCGTCAAGAAATGATTAAATTTAACCATAAAGCTGCACTTCTAGCAGTATACACATCTCCTGCTTACCGAGGGAAAGGCATTGGAAAAGCAGTCCTTTATGCAGTAATTGAGCATGCGAAAAAGCTAGAAGGCCTTGAACAAATTACTCTAAGTGTATTGAAATCAAACAAATCTGCCAAAAAACTCTATGAATCTGCAGGATTTGAAGTCTTTGGCTGCGAAAAACAAGCAATAAAATATAAAAACAGGTACCATGATGAGCTTCATATGAAATTATTACTATGATAAGCTATGCTCCCGAAGTCAGGAGCATCAGCTTTCTTTTTTACCGTTTATCAAAAACATAAAAACCGTAATTAAAATAAATGCGATGAGTGCTAGAAAAGGAATGGTTATAAAACCAAACCAGTTAATATAGGATGAATTACACGGGACACCGTTCACGCACGGCCTGAGCCCTCCAAACCCCGGGACCTTTTGCTCGAGATAATGCATCAGTGATATGCAGCCGCCAATGATTGACAAAGGAAGTATGTATACTTTGATCCTAAAGTCATGTCGAAAGGTTGCAATTCCTAGCAAAAAGGCTAAAGGATACATGAAGATCCGCTGATACCAGCAGAGCTCGCAAGGAATAAATTTGCGAATTTCACTAAAGTATAGGCTTCCGAGAACAGCTGTCATTGCTACGACCCATGCAATATATAAGAAGACAGGGTTCTTGTTCATTTCGCATTCCCCAGTTCTTCATCGATCATTTCTTTAATTTTATTGTAATCAAAGACTTCATTGACTGTTTTGCCGTTTATCATAATGGTTGGGGTCGATTGAACATTATATTTCTTATACAATTCTGTATCCGTTTGTAATTGCTCGGCAAACGTCTTGGCCGAAAGCTTGTCGACTAACTCATCCGGATCAACGGAAGTTGTTTCTTCCGCTATTTCAGCCATTTTATTTGGAGTCACCCATTTTTCCCCATGCTCAGCCTGAGATTCGAAAACCTTATGGTGAAAATCCCAAAAAGACTTTGGATCTTCCGCAAGAACCTGTTCCGAAGCCAAAGCTGCTGTCTCTGAATCCTGGCCATGAAAAAGCACATTAACAGCAGATAACTTTACATCACCTGTTGTAATATAATCTTTTTCAAGCTGAGGGAAAATGTCCATTTCCCATGCCTTACATGAAGGGCACATATAATCTCCAAAAACCGTCACTGTTACAGGCGCACTTTCCTCCCCCATAACAGGTTGTCCTTCAAGTGAAGGAGGAGTGTCGAAGCTTCCTGCTTCCCCGTCCTCAGAACCGGAGTTTTTAATAACCACCAAAGCTACAATTAATACAAATAAAGTCAGCGTGATTATAACAGCGATTTTTAAAGGTGATTGCTTTTTCGCAAGTTGCTTTTTGCTCACTTAGACACCTCATTTTTAAAAGATTTTCGCAAGTTAATAGACATATAAAAAACTATCCTGATTATAAACTAAAGATAACAACGATGTCTCATGATTACAATTAAATTCGATAATTTTCCAATAAGTGAATGATATTAACTGGAATACAAACTTCTTGAATAAAAAAGGAAATCGTGCTTTTATGCGCATGATTTCCTTTTTTTCATTATTTGACTACGTCATATCCCTGGTCTTCAATCGTATCAGCAATTTCTTCAAGTGAGACAGCATTTCCGTCATAGCTGATCTCAACTTGTTCTGCTTCCAAATTGACCTTCACAGATTCGACTCCATCCAATTTCCCCACATTGCTTTCGATCGCATGAACACAATGTGCGCAAGACATTCCTTGAACAGTTAATTTATTTTCGGACATATTCATCCCTCCAGCAGTTTACATTGATACAGCATTACTTTACCCCTGTAAGGTAATCGAAAAAGATGCTTCAAACATTTACAGCTTCGAAAACCTCTTAAAAACTTCCATTAGTTCTTCAATCGACTGCTCTCCATTGCCGCTTTTAATCGCATCGGACACGCAATGGTTCGTATGATTTTCAAGCAGATGAAACGCAACCTTTTGCATGGCTGCATTAATTGCGGAGATTTGCACAATGATGTCTACGCAATACCGATCGTTTTCCACCATGTTTTGGATTCCTCTGACTTGACCTTCAATTCGCTTTAATCGATTCAACAGCTGATCTTTTTCCTTACTGCTTTGCGGACTAAGAGCAGCTCCATGTTTTTCTTCCATGACTATCACCTGCTTCACTAGTTCATTATCTCTATTATATATGAAATCATCTTAAAAGACATCTTCAATGGTTGTTTTTAAGTGATGAAAAAGATATTGCCCGAGCGACTCACTGCTCTTTTAACGAGCTCTCGTGAGTCGCTCTTTTCATTTTCTAGGATGTTTCGCGCATGTTATTTTCGACAATTTCTTGCTGACGCACCGGAATGCTTTGGATGGACTGGTTAAGCTGATCCAGCTTCTGCTCAATGCGGTGCAACAAATAAAAGGTCACAATGATAGGAAACCCTACTTCACTGATCCACTGCATCCATACATCCATATGCTCTCCCTCCTTTTCCCTGTCTTATTATCTATGTAAACGAAAGAATCGGTTATGGGAGCATCTTTAGTTTAACTTTGCTTTTCTATATTATCCGTACTAAAATAAGCAAAAAGCCCAAAGGATGATAAAGATGTGCGGCAGATTCACTTTGTATTCAGATTTTGATGATATTCTGAACCGTTTTGATATCGAGCTGTCCAATTTAGAATATGACTACGTACAAAGCTATAACATAGCTCCGTCTCAGCAAATCCTTTCTGTCATTAACGACGGCTCAAAAAACCGGCTGGGTCATTTAAGATGGGGGCTTCTTCCTCCGTGGTCCAAAGATGAGAAAATTGGCTATAAAATGATTAATGCCCGCTCAGAAACGCTGGCTCAAAAACCAAGCTTTAAAAAACCGCTTCAAAGCAAAAGATGCATCATACCTGCTGACAGCTTTTATGAGTGGAAACGAATCGATTCGAAAACAAAGCTTCCCATGCGAATTAAGCTGAGATCCGCCAAGCTTTTTTCCTTTGCAGGACTTTGGGAAAAATGGAACTCTCCTAAGGGTGAAATGATTTACAGCTGTACAATTATTACCACGAATTCAAATGATTTAATGAGCCCGATTCACGACCGCATGCCTGTCATATTGACACCTGAAACAGAAGCACAATGGCTAAATCCAAAAATCAAGAATATCGAAGATTTGCAAAAGCTGCTTGTCCCATATGAAGCAAAAGACATGGAAGCATTTCAGGTGTCGTCTGAGGTCAATTCACCAAAGAACAACTCACCTGAATTAATAGATGCGATTTAAAAAACTAGCCCATTCCAGTTTATCCAGAATGGGCTTACTGAGAAAAGGCAATCATCCGCCAAAAAATAAATCTAAAATATTCCCTCCAAGTGAAGCATCTTTGTTATAGAATTCTGAATATCCGCATTTCTTACAGTACACAACGAGAAAACGATTATTCTGTACATCAAACATTTTCGATAATCCAGTACCTGTAGTAGCAATTTCCTTCTGACCGGCCTCTGTGCTTCCGCATTTAATACATCCTTTTTTCTGCATTGCTATTAACTCCTTACATATTAATATTTTCAAAGTGAATTATACCTAAATTTTCCAATCCGTGCATCGGATTCAACTATTCATTTAGTTGAAATTTCATTCAATCGTCCGCTCAACATCTATGCATTTCTTTTTCTTCTTGACTGATTAAAGCAAATTTTTTCTCCGTTAAGGACCATCCTATTGCCCTGGAATTTTCGTTTTTGCCCCGACGCTATTGGACGAGAGGGTGGCATTTAGATTACTTACTTCTTAATTCCGCATTTTATATGTTCCCTTTATTGATTGTATTCTTCAACATCTCCAAGCTTAATCTTCGTATCCTTTTCAAAATAGACGGCATATTTCAAAGCGCCATGTTCTGCTTCCCTTCCTGTTCTTCCAAATTGATTGGCATTTATATTTGATTCATAGCTGTAGCCTTCATCATTCAGTGTTTTTTGAATCGTTTGGGCAGCCTGATAAACTTCTTCCTTATTCATCTGATTCGCA
This window of the Bacillus gobiensis genome carries:
- a CDS encoding ROK family protein; translated protein: MYLGAIEAGGTKFVCAVANAAGEIIKETKFPTETPEKTMSQIELFFNEFSLSSLGVGAFGPISVAEDQENYGYITNTPKKAWVNYPFIPELKKRLGTPVYFTTDVNAAALGELKKGAAKGLGSCMYITVGTGIGAGAVIGGKLVQGHTHPEMGHVLVRRHPQDTFKGTCPSHNDCLEGLAAGPAIEQRWGKPGKDLADQPLVWEIEADYLAQGLMQYILILSPEKIIMGGGVMKQSHLFPLIFEKLKGYVNNYIDLPELESYIVSPGLGDHAGIYGAIELAKEANEASLVK
- a CDS encoding GNAT family N-acetyltransferase, which codes for MAYDNIRVLDRDDADRYLELRLEALLQDPDAFGSTYEETMQNSMKELLHQYKQRLVPTEKSFTVGAFYEATLISAASILRQEMIKFNHKAALLAVYTSPAYRGKGIGKAVLYAVIEHAKKLEGLEQITLSVLKSNKSAKKLYESAGFEVFGCEKQAIKYKNRYHDELHMKLLL
- a CDS encoding disulfide oxidoreductase; translated protein: MNKNPVFLYIAWVVAMTAVLGSLYFSEIRKFIPCELCWYQRIFMYPLAFLLGIATFRHDFRIKVYILPLSIIGGCISLMHYLEQKVPGFGGLRPCVNGVPCNSSYINWFGFITIPFLALIAFILITVFMFLINGKKES
- a CDS encoding DsbA family protein, which produces MSKKQLAKKQSPLKIAVIITLTLFVLIVALVVIKNSGSEDGEAGSFDTPPSLEGQPVMGEESAPVTVTVFGDYMCPSCKAWEMDIFPQLEKDYITTGDVKLSAVNVLFHGQDSETAALASEQVLAEDPKSFWDFHHKVFESQAEHGEKWVTPNKMAEIAEETTSVDPDELVDKLSAKTFAEQLQTDTELYKKYNVQSTPTIMINGKTVNEVFDYNKIKEMIDEELGNAK
- the copZ gene encoding copper chaperone CopZ — its product is MSENKLTVQGMSCAHCVHAIESNVGKLDGVESVKVNLEAEQVEISYDGNAVSLEEIADTIEDQGYDVVK
- a CDS encoding metal-sensing transcriptional repressor, which encodes MEEKHGAALSPQSSKEKDQLLNRLKRIEGQVRGIQNMVENDRYCVDIIVQISAINAAMQKVAFHLLENHTNHCVSDAIKSGNGEQSIEELMEVFKRFSKL
- a CDS encoding YvrJ family protein, yielding MDVWMQWISEVGFPIIVTFYLLHRIEQKLDQLNQSIQSIPVRQQEIVENNMRETS
- a CDS encoding SOS response-associated peptidase, with product MCGRFTLYSDFDDILNRFDIELSNLEYDYVQSYNIAPSQQILSVINDGSKNRLGHLRWGLLPPWSKDEKIGYKMINARSETLAQKPSFKKPLQSKRCIIPADSFYEWKRIDSKTKLPMRIKLRSAKLFSFAGLWEKWNSPKGEMIYSCTIITTNSNDLMSPIHDRMPVILTPETEAQWLNPKIKNIEDLQKLLVPYEAKDMEAFQVSSEVNSPKNNSPELIDAI
- a CDS encoding zinc ribbon domain-containing protein, translating into MQKKGCIKCGSTEAGQKEIATTGTGLSKMFDVQNNRFLVVYCKKCGYSEFYNKDASLGGNILDLFFGG